Proteins encoded by one window of Microbacterium testaceum:
- a CDS encoding alpha-ketoacid dehydrogenase subunit beta produces MTALTLGSAINAGLSKALENDDKVLLMGEDIGKLGGVFRVTDGLQKRFGAQRVVDTPLAEAGIVGTAVGLALRGYRPVVEIQFDGFVYPAFDQIVCQVAKLHYRSNGRIRMPLVIRIPWAGGVGAAEHHSESPEAYFVHTAGLRVIAASNPQDAYVMLQQAIASDDPVIFFEPKRLYHSKGEVDLDADLADAPPMHLARVPREGTDATIVTYGAQVRTALDAAVAAEDDGISLEVIDLRSLSPIDMNTVAASVRKTGRVVVTHEAAREAGVGAELIASITEECFHYLETPPRRVTGHDIPYPPSKLEKHHVPDLDRILHAVDLVLERGAGSSPTGGASAATVEGGVR; encoded by the coding sequence GTGACCGCCCTCACGCTCGGTTCCGCGATCAACGCGGGCCTGTCGAAGGCGCTCGAGAACGACGACAAGGTCCTGCTCATGGGCGAGGACATCGGGAAGCTCGGCGGCGTCTTCCGCGTCACCGACGGTCTGCAGAAGCGCTTCGGCGCGCAGCGCGTCGTCGACACCCCGCTCGCCGAGGCCGGCATCGTCGGTACGGCCGTCGGACTCGCGCTGCGCGGCTACCGGCCCGTTGTCGAGATCCAGTTCGACGGCTTCGTCTACCCGGCCTTCGACCAGATCGTCTGCCAGGTCGCGAAGCTCCACTACCGCAGCAACGGTCGCATCCGGATGCCGCTGGTCATCCGCATCCCGTGGGCCGGAGGCGTGGGAGCTGCCGAGCACCACTCCGAGTCGCCCGAGGCGTACTTCGTTCACACCGCCGGACTCCGCGTGATCGCCGCCTCGAACCCGCAGGATGCCTACGTCATGCTGCAGCAGGCGATCGCCTCCGACGACCCGGTGATCTTCTTCGAGCCCAAGCGCCTGTACCACTCCAAGGGTGAGGTCGACCTCGACGCCGACCTCGCCGACGCCCCGCCGATGCACCTCGCGCGCGTCCCCCGCGAGGGCACGGATGCCACGATCGTCACCTACGGCGCCCAGGTGCGCACCGCCCTCGATGCCGCCGTCGCCGCCGAAGATGACGGCATCTCGCTCGAGGTCATCGACCTGCGCTCGCTGTCGCCGATCGACATGAACACGGTCGCGGCATCCGTCCGCAAGACCGGACGCGTCGTCGTCACGCACGAGGCCGCGCGCGAAGCGGGAGTCGGCGCGGAGCTGATCGCGAGCATCACCGAGGAGTGCTTCCACTACCTCGAGACGCCGCCGCGGCGCGTCACCGGGCACGACATCCCCTATCCGCCGTCGAAGCTCGAGAAGCACCACGTGCCCGACCTGGATCGGATCCTGCACGCGGTGGACCTGGTGCTCGAGCGCGGTGCGGGCTCTTCGCCCACCGGCGGCGCATCCGCCGCGACCGTCGAAGGGGGCGTTCGATGA
- a CDS encoding MaoC family dehydratase — MIEQRGLYLEEFVVGERYAHRPGRTVTDADNVMFTTLTMNPQALHLDAAYAATQPFGRPLVNSMWTLSTLVGLSVGQLTQGTLVAQLGLTDVSFPAPLFVGDTLIAETEIVSVRPSASRPGQGVVVMAHTGRSQNDEVVATATRTVLVWAQETAA; from the coding sequence ATGATCGAGCAGCGCGGCCTGTATCTGGAGGAGTTCGTCGTCGGTGAGAGGTACGCGCACCGTCCCGGGCGGACGGTGACGGATGCCGACAACGTGATGTTCACGACCCTGACGATGAACCCGCAGGCCCTGCACCTCGATGCAGCGTATGCGGCGACCCAGCCGTTCGGTCGTCCGCTGGTGAATTCGATGTGGACGCTGTCGACCCTCGTGGGGCTTTCGGTGGGGCAGCTCACCCAGGGCACGCTCGTCGCGCAACTCGGCCTGACCGACGTGAGCTTCCCGGCTCCGCTGTTCGTCGGTGACACCCTGATCGCCGAGACCGAGATCGTCTCGGTGCGCCCCTCGGCGTCCCGCCCCGGTCAGGGCGTCGTCGTGATGGCGCACACGGGTCGCTCGCAGAACGACGAGGTCGTCGCCACGGCGACGCGCACGGTGCTCGTGTGGGCCCAGGAGACGGCGGCGTGA
- a CDS encoding histidine phosphatase family protein, whose product MTILTLVRHGETAWNHGGRIQGSTDIPLNDTGRIQAQGIAETLAAEYAGREVVVVSSDLSRAAETADVIAAALGTTVSRRMPGLQERSYGEAEGMDAPTFYDTYGPWHAADVPGAEAWPVVRERALAAIAEVVAETPDGVDVIAVAHGALIREVIMFATDGEFPREGERLPNCSATTFRLDGDAWEMLAYAGVAS is encoded by the coding sequence GTGACGATCCTGACTCTTGTGCGACACGGTGAGACGGCCTGGAACCACGGGGGCCGCATCCAGGGCTCGACCGACATCCCCCTCAACGACACGGGCCGCATCCAGGCGCAGGGCATCGCCGAGACACTCGCCGCGGAGTACGCCGGTCGCGAGGTCGTCGTCGTCTCGAGCGACCTGTCGCGCGCGGCCGAGACGGCCGACGTGATCGCCGCGGCCCTGGGCACCACGGTGAGCCGACGGATGCCGGGGCTGCAGGAGCGCTCCTACGGCGAGGCCGAGGGCATGGACGCACCCACCTTCTACGACACGTACGGTCCGTGGCACGCGGCCGACGTCCCGGGCGCGGAGGCGTGGCCGGTCGTGCGCGAGCGCGCGCTGGCCGCGATCGCCGAGGTCGTCGCCGAGACCCCCGACGGCGTCGACGTGATCGCCGTCGCGCACGGCGCGCTGATCCGCGAGGTCATCATGTTCGCCACCGACGGGGAGTTCCCCCGCGAGGGCGAGCGTCTGCCGAACTGCTCGGCGACGACGTTCCGCCTCGACGGCGACGCGTGGGAGATGCTCGCCTACGCGGGCGTCGCGAGCTGA
- a CDS encoding TetR/AcrR family transcriptional regulator, protein MTRANDEPPAAAGEARADAAPPLAPAGTARDRAKADRRAALLAAAARLFAERGFDGVTLGDIGEAAGVSGPAVYRHVPGKQALLGAILVDVSERLLEGGRRVAKSAAANTTAEPPPDTPPPDTLTPRVTESPRDPAHTASAPDRPGDRSADAPPEAAPVDSTLRALVDFHVAFALAEADVIRVQDRDLDRLSPDDRRTVRRLQNTYVAVWTEALATAHPDVETPAERRVRALACFGLINSTPHSVRGVPAARVRPTLTRMALAALTA, encoded by the coding sequence ATGACAAGAGCGAACGACGAGCCCCCCGCGGCCGCCGGCGAAGCGCGCGCTGACGCGGCGCCCCCCCTCGCCCCCGCCGGCACCGCCCGCGACCGCGCGAAGGCCGACCGCCGCGCCGCCCTGCTGGCCGCAGCGGCCCGCCTGTTCGCCGAGCGAGGCTTCGACGGCGTCACCCTCGGCGACATCGGCGAAGCCGCCGGGGTGAGCGGCCCGGCCGTCTACCGCCACGTTCCGGGCAAGCAGGCGTTGCTGGGCGCGATCCTCGTCGACGTCAGCGAGCGGTTGCTCGAGGGCGGGCGCCGAGTCGCGAAATCCGCCGCCGCAAACACAACCGCGGAGCCCCCGCCCGACACACCGCCCCCAGACACCCTCACCCCGCGTGTCACCGAATCCCCCCGCGATCCTGCACACACGGCATCCGCCCCCGACCGCCCTGGGGATCGCAGCGCCGACGCGCCGCCTGAGGCTGCCCCCGTCGACAGCACGCTCCGCGCCCTCGTCGACTTCCACGTCGCGTTCGCGCTCGCCGAGGCCGATGTGATCCGCGTGCAGGACCGTGACCTCGACCGCCTCTCCCCCGACGACCGCCGCACGGTGCGCCGCCTGCAGAACACGTACGTCGCCGTGTGGACCGAGGCGCTCGCCACAGCGCATCCCGATGTCGAAACTCCCGCCGAGCGGCGCGTGCGCGCCCTGGCGTGCTTCGGTCTGATCAACTCGACGCCGCACAGCGTGCGCGGCGTACCCGCGGCTCGCGTGCGCCCGACCCTGACCCGCATGGCGCTGGCGGCGCTGACAGCCTGA
- a CDS encoding HpcH/HpaI aldolase/citrate lyase family protein, translating into MSGAHPDSREGTRPFALGPALLFVPADRPERLPKALERADAAILDLEDAVAGHAKSVAREAMIAADPDPDRVIVRVNGPETPEFSRDLAALAQTRIRTVMVAKAEDPASLAPLSRYDVIALCETARGVVHAEQLAAVPQVVALMWGAEDLVASLGGTSSRFADATYRDVARLARARVLLAAGAFGKRAIDAVHVDIGDLEGLSLEAQDAAASGFAATACIHPGQVATIREAYAPTEEQLRWAHGVLAEAEGGAFRFEGRMIDEPILRHARALVMRAGAEPGRG; encoded by the coding sequence ATGAGCGGCGCGCACCCCGACTCTCGCGAGGGGACGCGACCGTTCGCCCTCGGCCCCGCGCTGCTGTTCGTCCCCGCCGATCGCCCCGAGCGGCTGCCCAAAGCCCTCGAGCGGGCGGATGCCGCGATCCTCGACCTCGAGGACGCCGTCGCCGGACACGCCAAGTCCGTCGCGCGCGAGGCGATGATCGCCGCGGATCCCGACCCCGACCGCGTCATCGTGCGGGTCAACGGTCCCGAGACTCCGGAGTTCTCGCGGGATCTCGCCGCTCTCGCGCAGACCCGCATCCGCACGGTCATGGTCGCCAAGGCCGAGGACCCGGCATCCCTCGCCCCGCTGTCCCGATACGACGTCATCGCGCTCTGCGAGACGGCCCGGGGGGTGGTGCACGCGGAGCAGCTCGCCGCCGTCCCCCAGGTCGTCGCGCTCATGTGGGGAGCCGAAGACCTCGTCGCCAGTCTCGGCGGCACCTCCAGCAGATTCGCCGACGCCACCTATCGCGATGTCGCGCGCCTCGCTCGCGCGCGCGTGCTGCTGGCCGCGGGAGCCTTCGGCAAACGCGCGATCGACGCGGTGCACGTCGACATCGGCGATCTCGAGGGTCTCTCCCTCGAAGCTCAGGATGCCGCCGCCTCGGGGTTCGCGGCCACCGCGTGCATCCACCCGGGTCAGGTCGCGACGATCCGCGAGGCCTACGCGCCGACGGAGGAACAGCTGCGATGGGCGCACGGGGTGCTCGCCGAGGCCGAGGGCGGCGCGTTCCGCTTCGAGGGGCGCATGATCGACGAGCCGATCCTGCGTCACGCGCGCGCGCTGGTCATGCGGGCCGGGGCGGAGCCGGGGCGCGGATGA
- a CDS encoding acetyl/propionyl/methylcrotonyl-CoA carboxylase subunit alpha: MFSCVLVANRGEIARRVFRTLRRLGIRSVAVFTDADADAPHAREADHAVRVPSYLDVDAVVAAAVSSGADAVHPGYGFLSENAGFARACAAVGIVFVGPGVEALEVMGDKIRAKEHVAAHDVPTVPGFSATGLSDDEIAAEADRAGYPLLVKPSAGGGGKGMTVATGPADLADALVTARRVAAAAFGDDTLLLERLLERPRHIEVQVLADTHGTTLSLGERECTLQRRHQKVIEEAPSPVVDPETRARLGEAAVAAARSVGYLGAGTVEFLVAGDRLDEPFFIEMNTRLQVEHPVTEMVTGIDLVEQQLRVAAGFALDLSEIRLDGHAIEARVYAETPARGYLPATGTVSLWHPGSARVDSAVETGSVISSLYDPMIAKVIAHGPDRETALARLDAALADTVVLGVDTNIADLRALLADPAVRAGDLDTGLLDRRGTPEAPEPSQAALAAVAQRAADAGTPADGSVWGRVGAWRAGGAAAARTVSMQDDAGQVHAIAPGAAEEAVVTGGPVEYWVHADGGAHRLRVVSRRDAAQRRRTAAGRAPGAVDPDLVAPLPGTVVAVHVVDGDSVEAGARLVTIEAMKMEHTVVAPHSGTVRLRTSAGAQVARDAVVATVSPEIPPSRDSAGIPASHPASSHKETLS, from the coding sequence ATGTTCTCCTGCGTTCTCGTCGCCAACCGCGGTGAGATCGCGCGCCGGGTGTTCCGGACGCTGCGGCGTCTCGGCATCCGCTCGGTCGCCGTCTTCACCGACGCCGATGCCGACGCGCCCCACGCCCGCGAGGCCGATCACGCGGTGCGCGTGCCCTCGTACCTCGACGTCGACGCGGTTGTCGCCGCCGCGGTGTCGTCGGGGGCGGATGCCGTGCACCCGGGCTACGGCTTCCTCAGCGAGAACGCCGGCTTCGCCCGCGCGTGCGCCGCGGTCGGGATCGTGTTCGTCGGCCCGGGCGTTGAGGCACTCGAGGTGATGGGCGACAAGATCCGCGCCAAGGAGCACGTCGCCGCGCACGACGTGCCGACCGTGCCGGGCTTCTCCGCGACGGGGCTGAGCGACGACGAGATCGCCGCCGAGGCCGACCGCGCCGGATACCCCTTGCTCGTGAAGCCCTCCGCCGGCGGGGGCGGCAAAGGCATGACCGTGGCCACCGGTCCCGCCGACCTCGCCGACGCCCTCGTGACCGCCCGACGCGTCGCCGCCGCGGCCTTCGGCGACGACACCCTGCTGCTCGAACGGCTGCTCGAGCGCCCGCGCCACATCGAGGTGCAGGTGCTCGCCGACACGCACGGCACGACCCTCTCGCTCGGCGAGCGCGAGTGCACGCTGCAGCGACGGCATCAGAAGGTGATCGAAGAGGCTCCCTCTCCGGTCGTGGACCCGGAGACCCGCGCCCGCCTCGGCGAGGCCGCCGTCGCCGCCGCCCGCAGCGTCGGCTACCTCGGCGCCGGGACCGTCGAGTTCCTCGTCGCGGGCGACCGGCTCGACGAGCCGTTCTTCATCGAGATGAACACGCGCCTGCAGGTCGAGCATCCGGTCACCGAGATGGTCACCGGCATCGACCTCGTCGAGCAGCAGCTGCGGGTCGCGGCGGGCTTCGCGCTCGACCTCAGCGAGATCCGCCTCGACGGTCACGCGATCGAGGCGCGCGTGTACGCCGAGACGCCCGCCCGCGGATACCTCCCCGCAACCGGGACCGTGAGCCTGTGGCATCCGGGATCCGCCCGCGTCGACAGCGCCGTCGAGACCGGCAGCGTCATCAGCTCGCTGTACGACCCGATGATCGCGAAGGTCATCGCGCACGGCCCCGACCGCGAGACGGCCCTCGCCCGACTCGACGCCGCCCTCGCCGACACGGTCGTGCTCGGCGTCGACACGAACATCGCGGATCTGCGCGCCCTGCTGGCCGACCCGGCCGTGCGCGCGGGTGACCTCGACACGGGGCTGCTGGATCGGCGGGGGACTCCGGAGGCTCCGGAACCGTCGCAGGCCGCGCTCGCCGCCGTGGCGCAGAGAGCCGCGGATGCCGGGACCCCGGCCGACGGCTCCGTCTGGGGACGCGTCGGGGCGTGGCGGGCCGGGGGAGCGGCGGCGGCTCGCACGGTGTCGATGCAAGACGACGCCGGGCAGGTGCACGCGATCGCGCCGGGTGCCGCCGAAGAGGCGGTCGTGACGGGCGGACCGGTGGAGTACTGGGTGCACGCCGACGGGGGAGCGCACCGGTTGCGAGTCGTGTCGCGGCGAGATGCCGCCCAGCGCCGCCGGACCGCCGCGGGCCGCGCGCCCGGGGCCGTCGATCCCGACCTCGTCGCCCCTCTCCCCGGAACCGTCGTCGCCGTGCACGTCGTCGACGGAGACAGCGTCGAGGCCGGCGCCCGGCTCGTCACCATCGAGGCGATGAAGATGGAGCACACGGTCGTGGCCCCGCACTCCGGGACGGTGCGGCTGCGCACCTCCGCGGGCGCGCAGGTCGCGCGAGACGCGGTGGTCGCGACGGTGAGCCCTGAGATTCCCCCGTCCCGCGATTCCGCCGGCATCCCGGCATCCCACCCCGCTTCATCCCACAAGGAGACCCTCTCGTGA
- a CDS encoding acyl-CoA dehydrogenase family protein, whose product MSIDSQQVFTEDERELSAMVREFADEVIAPRSYEADRAHQLPLDLVEQMGDLGLFGLPFPEEVGGQGGDYASLCVAIEGVARVDQSMAITLEAGVGLGAMPIYRYGTDAQRTEYLPDLVAGRALAGFGLTEAEAGSDAGATRTTAKLEGGEWVIDGTKQFITNSGTDITRFVTVTAVTGRTEAGRPEISTIIVPNGAPGFTVGPAYDKVGWNASDTHPLTFDGVRVPEANLLGQRGHGFKNFLRTLDEGRVAIAALATGAAEGCLEAAVDYARSRTVFGERLSTRQNMQFLLARMHARVHTARLAWVHAARLCDAGKPFTVDAAVAKMTASDAAMANARDATQVFGGNGFINEYPVARHYRDSKILEIGEGTTEVQLMVISRALGLTGTVAA is encoded by the coding sequence GTGAGCATCGACAGCCAGCAGGTATTCACCGAAGACGAGCGCGAACTGAGCGCGATGGTGCGCGAGTTCGCCGACGAGGTGATCGCGCCGCGCTCGTACGAAGCCGACCGCGCCCACCAGCTGCCCCTCGACCTCGTCGAGCAGATGGGCGACCTGGGGCTGTTCGGCCTGCCGTTCCCCGAGGAGGTCGGCGGTCAGGGCGGAGACTACGCGAGCCTGTGCGTCGCGATCGAGGGCGTCGCGCGCGTGGACCAGTCGATGGCCATCACCCTCGAGGCAGGCGTCGGCCTCGGCGCCATGCCGATCTACCGTTACGGCACCGACGCGCAGAGAACGGAGTACCTTCCCGACCTCGTCGCCGGTCGCGCGCTCGCCGGATTCGGACTCACCGAAGCCGAGGCCGGCAGCGATGCCGGCGCCACCCGCACGACCGCGAAGCTCGAGGGCGGTGAATGGGTGATCGACGGGACGAAGCAGTTCATCACCAACTCCGGCACCGACATCACCCGCTTCGTGACCGTCACGGCGGTCACCGGCCGCACCGAGGCGGGCCGCCCCGAAATCTCGACGATCATCGTGCCCAACGGCGCGCCCGGGTTCACCGTGGGTCCCGCGTACGACAAGGTCGGCTGGAACGCCTCCGACACGCATCCGCTGACGTTCGACGGCGTGCGGGTTCCCGAGGCGAACCTGCTGGGCCAGCGCGGTCACGGGTTCAAGAACTTCCTCCGCACCCTCGACGAGGGCCGCGTCGCGATCGCCGCCCTCGCGACCGGAGCCGCCGAGGGCTGCCTCGAAGCCGCCGTCGACTACGCCCGCAGCCGCACCGTGTTCGGCGAGCGCCTGTCCACGCGCCAGAACATGCAGTTCCTGCTCGCGCGCATGCACGCCCGCGTGCACACCGCCCGCCTCGCGTGGGTGCACGCCGCGCGCCTGTGCGACGCCGGCAAGCCCTTCACGGTCGACGCCGCCGTCGCGAAGATGACCGCGAGCGACGCCGCCATGGCGAACGCGCGCGATGCGACACAGGTGTTCGGCGGCAACGGGTTCATCAACGAGTACCCCGTCGCGCGCCACTACCGCGACTCGAAGATCCTCGAGATCGGCGAGGGCACGACCGAGGTGCAGCTCATGGTGATCTCGCGTGCGCTGGGGCTCACGGGTACCGTTGCGGCATGA
- a CDS encoding carboxyl transferase domain-containing protein, which translates to MSTAPVTAPAPETSQNAAPTAAPTAAPTQRDLAEQLRETLATAARGGSDAARERHTARGKLLARDRIDRLLDEGSPFLEVAPLAAHGLYDGGAPGAGVVAGIGLVHGRHVMVVANDATVKGGAYFPLTVKKHLRAQEIALDNRLPCIYLVDSGGAFLPMQDEVFPDREHFGRIFRNQAQLSARGIPQIAAVMGSCTAGGAYVPAMSDESVIVRNQGTVFLGGPPLVKAAIGEDVTAEHLGGGDLHARRSGVVDHLADDDEHALEIVRDIVATLPPTPVPVWEVTPPTEPARDSQALYDIVPADVAQPVDMRAIIDTLVDAGTLHEFKALYGESVITTFARLHGHPVAIIANDGVLFSESALKAAHFIELADQRGIPLLFLQNITGFMVGRDAEAGGIAKDGAKMVTAVATTRVPKLTVLVGGSYGAGNYAMCGRAYDPRFLWTWPSSRISVMGGAQAASVLSTVTRDQRAARGEEWTDADDQAFQKPIRDRYEEQGSPYYATARLWDDGVIDPADTRTMLGLALDVVSRVPLADRGFGLFRM; encoded by the coding sequence ATGAGCACAGCACCGGTCACCGCGCCAGCGCCCGAGACGTCACAGAACGCCGCGCCCACCGCCGCCCCCACCGCCGCGCCCACCCAGCGCGACCTCGCAGAACAGCTGCGCGAAACCCTCGCCACGGCCGCCCGCGGTGGGTCCGACGCCGCGCGAGAGCGTCACACCGCTCGCGGCAAGCTCCTCGCCCGCGACCGCATCGACCGACTTCTCGATGAGGGCAGCCCGTTCCTCGAGGTCGCCCCCCTCGCCGCTCACGGCCTGTACGACGGCGGGGCTCCCGGCGCCGGGGTCGTCGCCGGTATCGGCCTCGTGCACGGACGCCACGTCATGGTCGTCGCCAACGACGCCACCGTGAAGGGCGGGGCGTATTTCCCCCTGACGGTGAAGAAGCACCTGCGCGCGCAGGAGATCGCCCTCGACAACCGCCTGCCGTGCATCTACCTCGTCGACTCGGGCGGGGCGTTCCTGCCCATGCAGGACGAGGTGTTCCCCGACCGCGAGCACTTCGGCCGCATCTTCCGCAATCAGGCGCAGCTGTCGGCCCGCGGTATCCCGCAGATCGCCGCCGTCATGGGCTCGTGCACCGCGGGCGGGGCGTACGTCCCGGCGATGAGTGACGAGAGCGTGATCGTGCGCAACCAGGGCACGGTGTTCCTCGGCGGACCGCCCCTGGTGAAGGCTGCGATCGGCGAAGACGTCACCGCCGAGCACCTCGGCGGCGGCGACCTGCACGCCCGCCGCTCGGGAGTGGTCGACCACCTCGCCGACGACGACGAGCACGCGCTCGAGATCGTCCGCGACATCGTCGCGACCCTCCCGCCGACCCCTGTGCCCGTGTGGGAGGTGACCCCGCCGACGGAGCCGGCGCGCGACTCGCAGGCGCTCTACGACATCGTCCCCGCCGACGTCGCCCAGCCCGTCGACATGCGCGCGATCATCGACACCCTCGTCGACGCCGGCACCCTGCACGAGTTCAAGGCGCTGTACGGAGAGAGCGTCATCACGACCTTCGCGCGCCTGCACGGGCACCCGGTCGCGATCATCGCCAACGACGGCGTGCTCTTCAGCGAGTCGGCGCTGAAGGCTGCGCACTTCATCGAGCTCGCCGATCAGCGCGGCATCCCCCTGCTCTTCCTGCAGAACATCACCGGGTTCATGGTGGGGCGGGATGCCGAGGCCGGAGGCATCGCGAAAGACGGCGCCAAGATGGTCACCGCCGTCGCGACCACCCGCGTCCCCAAGCTCACGGTCCTCGTCGGCGGCTCGTACGGCGCCGGCAACTACGCCATGTGCGGTCGCGCGTACGACCCGCGGTTCCTCTGGACCTGGCCCTCGAGCCGCATCTCGGTCATGGGCGGTGCGCAAGCGGCATCCGTTCTCTCGACCGTCACGCGCGATCAGCGCGCCGCGCGCGGCGAGGAGTGGACGGATGCCGACGACCAGGCCTTCCAGAAACCCATCCGCGACCGCTACGAGGAGCAGGGCAGCCCGTACTACGCCACCGCCCGGCTCTGGGACGACGGCGTGATCGACCCCGCCGACACGCGCACGATGCTCGGGCTCGCGCTCGACGTCGTCAGCCGCGTGCCGCTGGCCGACCGGGGCTTCGGCCTCTTCCGGATGTGA
- a CDS encoding dihydrolipoamide acetyltransferase family protein, giving the protein MIAEFLLPDLGEGLPEAEIVQWHVAEGDTVTLNQTIAEVETAKAIVEIPSPYAGTVQGLHAAAGDVVEVGSPLVSFDLGGTDAGTPAPSPAEATREAGAGAAVETVAEAPLDAPADDIAARATPNLVGYGAAPASVNRPKRRARGGGTAVIDSDHAVREAAPHDVVKTGPIDLPLERPRSTPPVRKLAKDLGVDLVLVAAAHPGEMVTRGHVEEFAARTPAMPEVTAPAAASMSTVPPTDRSGDRVTRTPIRGVRKHTAAAMVQSAFTAPHATTFLTLDVTATMELLASLKTDRALDGHRIGVLAIVAKAVCLALGRTPALNAKWDDAAGEIVEHHYVNLGIAAATDRGLVVPVIPDADRLDLVDLADAIAELAATARAGRTAPAAMTGGTFSITNVGVFGVDAGTPILNPGEAGILAVGALRRTPWEHHGEIALRDVLTLSLSFDHRLVDGAEAARFLTDVAGVLREPGRAMLLR; this is encoded by the coding sequence ATGATCGCGGAGTTCCTGCTTCCCGACCTCGGCGAGGGCCTTCCCGAGGCCGAGATCGTGCAGTGGCATGTGGCCGAGGGCGACACCGTCACCCTCAACCAGACGATCGCCGAGGTCGAGACGGCGAAGGCGATCGTCGAGATCCCCTCGCCGTATGCCGGCACCGTGCAGGGTCTGCACGCCGCGGCCGGAGACGTCGTCGAGGTCGGCTCACCCCTCGTGTCGTTCGATCTCGGCGGGACGGATGCCGGCACCCCCGCGCCCTCGCCCGCTGAGGCGACTCGTGAGGCCGGGGCAGGGGCGGCCGTCGAGACCGTCGCCGAAGCGCCCCTCGATGCCCCCGCCGACGACATCGCCGCCCGCGCGACCCCGAACCTCGTCGGCTACGGCGCTGCTCCGGCATCCGTCAACCGTCCGAAGCGCCGCGCGCGCGGCGGCGGGACCGCGGTGATCGACTCCGACCATGCCGTGCGCGAGGCCGCTCCGCACGACGTCGTCAAGACCGGGCCGATCGACCTGCCGCTTGAGCGTCCGCGCTCGACTCCGCCGGTGCGCAAGCTCGCGAAAGACCTCGGGGTCGACCTCGTGCTGGTCGCCGCCGCCCACCCGGGCGAGATGGTCACGCGCGGCCACGTCGAGGAGTTCGCGGCGCGCACTCCGGCGATGCCCGAGGTCACGGCACCCGCCGCCGCTTCGATGTCGACGGTCCCCCCGACTGACCGGTCCGGCGACCGGGTGACGCGCACGCCGATCCGCGGAGTGCGCAAGCACACGGCCGCGGCGATGGTGCAGAGCGCGTTCACGGCTCCGCACGCGACGACGTTCCTCACCCTCGACGTGACTGCGACCATGGAGCTGCTCGCCTCGCTCAAGACCGACCGCGCGCTCGACGGACACCGCATCGGCGTGCTCGCGATCGTCGCGAAGGCCGTGTGCTTGGCGCTCGGGCGCACGCCCGCGCTCAACGCGAAGTGGGATGACGCGGCGGGTGAGATCGTCGAGCACCACTACGTCAACCTGGGGATCGCGGCCGCGACCGATCGCGGTCTCGTGGTTCCGGTGATCCCGGATGCCGACCGGCTCGACCTCGTCGACCTCGCCGATGCGATCGCCGAACTCGCCGCCACGGCCCGCGCCGGACGGACCGCTCCGGCCGCGATGACCGGCGGGACGTTCTCGATCACCAACGTCGGCGTGTTCGGCGTCGACGCGGGGACGCCGATCCTGAACCCCGGCGAAGCGGGCATCCTCGCGGTCGGCGCCCTGCGGCGCACGCCGTGGGAGCACCACGGCGAGATCGCCCTGCGCGACGTGCTGACCCTCAGCCTGTCGTTCGACCACCGGTTGGTCGACGGGGCGGAGGCGGCGCGATTCCTCACCGACGTCGCCGGCGTGCTGCGCGAGCCCGGGAGGGCGATGCTGCTGCGCTGA